A region of Pelagicoccus sp. SDUM812003 DNA encodes the following proteins:
- a CDS encoding tetratricopeptide repeat protein, producing the protein MKTLTIILLAFATSLSLSASDETILSQAKEAVAAGAFDKAAEALAPLVESGDNAMALYILGKAEIGLGRYDDAIKTLGASIEVDGGFADAYSQRALARTYKGMGMNMFAAGPVFMRSMDDYKKAIAIDPDCLSAHIGLSRYYSNAPAIGGGSMKKALAHAEEVLRLNPFLGYKEKGLVLQLQKQHAEAVGLFRKAVELNDHDAELHFQLGRSLRELEDVEGAVSEFKRALELNPDYREAKEALENS; encoded by the coding sequence ATGAAAACACTGACGATTATTCTGCTGGCTTTCGCCACTTCCCTCAGCCTGTCCGCTTCGGATGAAACCATACTATCGCAAGCTAAGGAAGCGGTGGCGGCGGGAGCGTTCGACAAGGCGGCCGAGGCGCTTGCTCCACTGGTGGAAAGCGGGGACAACGCCATGGCCTTGTACATCCTAGGGAAGGCGGAGATCGGGCTCGGCAGGTACGATGACGCGATCAAGACCTTAGGCGCTTCAATTGAAGTCGATGGAGGCTTCGCGGACGCCTATTCGCAGCGGGCGCTCGCCAGGACCTACAAGGGGATGGGTATGAACATGTTCGCTGCGGGGCCGGTCTTCATGCGCTCCATGGACGACTACAAGAAGGCGATCGCAATCGATCCCGACTGCTTAAGCGCTCACATCGGACTGAGTCGCTACTATAGCAACGCTCCAGCGATTGGCGGTGGCAGTATGAAAAAGGCGCTTGCCCATGCTGAAGAGGTCCTTCGGTTGAATCCGTTTCTCGGATACAAGGAAAAGGGATTGGTGCTTCAGCTGCAGAAGCAGCACGCAGAGGCCGTCGGCCTTTTCCGTAAGGCGGTGGAGTTGAACGACCACGACGCGGAGCTTCACTTTCAGCTCGGTCGATCGCTTCGGGAATTGGAGGATGTGGAGGGCGCTGTCTCCGAATTCAAGCGAGCGTTGGAGCTGAATCCCGACTACCGGGAAGCGAAGGAAGCTCTGGAGAACAGCTAG
- a CDS encoding ABC transporter permease: MEIHPYLLFRDSVRYWKRKPWQALFSIILLSIGTAAVAVLWTVTDTVVRQPLPFPQSEQLYGIQSVDQKTGKIVNYMALADFRDFRENQESFDGLFAYRGQFLNYKEEGGTTRQLFGAKVTRDFAQVLRIHPEMGSFFGEEDFASENARSAVISFDLWQNEFSGREDIVGSSIWFDDEVYTIVGVMPKSFNEPSFADVWSPFPDVTGEYFIRDSRYWSVVGRLKSGVSEAEAKRDVQQIASDLAEQYPATNRGRGATIDALQTIIVGDFTTPLILIFVAVSLVMLATCLNLANIQMISGLQRKTDLGIRQAIGESVHQAFTRAFVESSVVCLLGCGLGWLLASLTLLNIGSLLPDMFLPRLHEVGISNHLGWTILVIALVASVSFGILPAIQVTRGDPNDALRSGEARHGLSKESGRSRNALLAAQIGIAIAILLSALVVVYEYQRLRDLDLGFDENNLVMITISPGESRMFDLPGLSEYYRELEEWIGGREEILNTTSASSAPLTGIELEFGFQLQGRDLVAERDEAVTAGYNSVSLNYVDTLGIKLLHGRSFNAWDNLESQRVAMVNQAFVEAFLSDGSDPLSQQIQIMPWMSPGFRQVVGVVDDYAQVTVSDPPKPQVLVPATQSPWIFTTILARARNLDTFSVDRFRTEMSDRYPDLGITVETIESVLDRHLSIQSLMYLVFMAFGLITLFLSLFGIGSQMAFNVSERAREWGIRLVLGARIGQLNRLVVLKLIGPLGLGMALGVALFAGAFRYYGRFGGTLDTAFYLSGLALVALVALASVGTTWFVSDRITRTNPQDIIKSN; this comes from the coding sequence ATGGAAATTCATCCTTACCTTCTGTTTCGCGACAGCGTTCGCTACTGGAAGCGCAAGCCTTGGCAGGCGCTTTTTTCCATTATCCTTCTCTCGATTGGCACGGCGGCTGTGGCGGTGCTCTGGACTGTCACCGACACGGTGGTGCGACAACCACTGCCGTTTCCGCAAAGCGAGCAGCTTTACGGAATCCAGTCCGTCGACCAGAAGACTGGCAAGATCGTCAACTACATGGCCTTGGCTGACTTTAGGGACTTTCGAGAGAACCAGGAGAGCTTCGATGGTCTGTTCGCTTATCGGGGGCAGTTTTTGAACTACAAGGAAGAGGGCGGCACCACACGCCAGCTCTTTGGAGCCAAGGTGACGCGCGACTTCGCGCAGGTATTGAGAATCCACCCGGAAATGGGGTCGTTTTTTGGCGAGGAGGATTTCGCTTCCGAAAACGCCCGATCCGCGGTGATTTCCTTTGATCTCTGGCAGAACGAGTTTTCCGGCCGCGAGGATATTGTTGGTTCGTCGATTTGGTTTGATGACGAGGTCTACACCATTGTCGGGGTCATGCCCAAGTCGTTCAACGAACCATCCTTCGCCGACGTTTGGTCTCCGTTTCCCGATGTGACGGGCGAGTATTTTATCAGAGATTCTCGATACTGGAGCGTCGTAGGTCGCCTGAAGAGCGGAGTGTCTGAGGCCGAGGCGAAGCGAGACGTGCAGCAGATCGCGAGCGATCTGGCCGAGCAGTATCCAGCCACCAATCGCGGTCGAGGCGCCACCATTGACGCCTTGCAGACCATAATCGTAGGAGATTTCACGACGCCCCTGATCCTGATATTCGTCGCGGTGAGTCTGGTGATGCTGGCCACTTGTCTGAATCTCGCGAACATACAGATGATCAGCGGACTGCAGCGGAAAACGGACCTAGGGATCCGGCAGGCCATCGGCGAAAGCGTGCACCAGGCCTTCACCCGAGCGTTCGTCGAATCGAGCGTAGTCTGCCTGCTGGGGTGCGGTCTCGGTTGGCTCCTGGCCTCCTTGACTCTCCTGAATATCGGATCGCTGCTACCCGATATGTTTCTTCCTCGCTTGCACGAGGTGGGAATTTCGAATCACTTGGGATGGACAATCCTAGTGATCGCGTTGGTCGCCAGCGTCAGTTTCGGCATATTGCCGGCGATACAAGTAACCCGAGGCGATCCCAACGACGCCTTGAGAAGCGGGGAAGCTCGCCACGGTTTGAGCAAGGAGAGCGGCCGAAGCCGCAACGCTCTGCTCGCGGCGCAAATCGGCATCGCGATCGCGATTCTGCTATCGGCATTGGTGGTGGTGTACGAATACCAGCGCTTGAGGGATTTGGATCTCGGGTTTGACGAAAACAACCTTGTAATGATCACCATATCTCCGGGGGAAAGCCGGATGTTCGATCTGCCAGGGCTATCGGAATACTACCGCGAGCTCGAGGAATGGATCGGCGGGCGTGAAGAGATACTGAATACGACCTCCGCTTCGAGCGCTCCGTTGACGGGAATCGAACTCGAATTCGGATTTCAACTACAGGGGAGGGATCTCGTAGCGGAGCGTGACGAAGCAGTCACAGCCGGTTACAACAGCGTCAGTTTGAACTACGTCGATACGCTAGGAATCAAACTGCTCCACGGCCGCAGCTTCAACGCATGGGATAACTTGGAGTCGCAACGCGTAGCGATGGTGAATCAAGCCTTTGTGGAAGCGTTTCTGAGCGACGGCTCGGATCCCTTGAGCCAGCAGATTCAGATCATGCCTTGGATGTCGCCGGGATTTCGCCAAGTGGTCGGAGTGGTGGACGATTACGCGCAGGTCACGGTGAGCGACCCGCCGAAGCCGCAAGTGCTGGTACCTGCCACGCAAAGCCCATGGATCTTCACTACGATTTTAGCGCGCGCTCGAAACTTGGATACGTTCAGTGTGGACCGATTCCGAACCGAGATGAGCGATCGCTATCCGGACCTGGGCATCACCGTCGAGACCATCGAAAGCGTGCTTGATCGTCACCTTTCCATCCAGTCGCTGATGTATCTTGTATTCATGGCGTTCGGGCTGATCACGCTTTTTCTTTCACTATTCGGAATTGGCTCGCAAATGGCTTTCAACGTATCGGAACGCGCTCGGGAATGGGGAATCCGGTTGGTGCTGGGCGCCCGCATCGGACAGCTGAACCGCCTGGTGGTATTGAAGCTTATCGGACCACTCGGTTTGGGCATGGCCCTCGGGGTCGCCCTGTTTGCAGGGGCGTTTCGGTACTACGGTCGATTCGGAGGCACTCTAGACACCGCGTTCTACCTTAGCGGCTTAGCGTTGGTCGCTCTGGTGGCTTTGGCGAGTGTGGGCACGACCTGGTTCGTGTCCGATCGCATCACACGGACAAACCCTCAAGACATTATCAAATCCAACTAG
- a CDS encoding response regulator transcription factor translates to MSGAIRVLLVDDQPLFLEGLRTLLSLHQDLEVVAERANGREALKACGELSPDVVLMDLNMPEMDGVEATRLIAGSFPRCRVLTLTTFDDDERVFEALRAGAAGYLLKDTPSESLVDAIKTVHAGNSFLQPSIAAKVLAEFNRLAEPKTPKADPRMVESLSSREREVLRCLAKGQSNKEIASTLDLAEGTVKNHVSNILGKLGVLDRTQAALLGRELGLV, encoded by the coding sequence ATGAGTGGGGCGATCAGAGTCTTGCTGGTCGACGATCAGCCGCTGTTTCTGGAGGGGCTTCGGACCTTGCTCTCCCTGCATCAGGACCTCGAAGTCGTGGCAGAGCGGGCCAATGGGCGCGAGGCTTTGAAGGCATGTGGGGAGCTTTCGCCGGACGTGGTGCTGATGGATTTGAACATGCCGGAAATGGATGGAGTGGAAGCGACGCGCCTGATCGCAGGGAGCTTTCCCCGCTGTCGCGTGCTCACCTTGACCACCTTCGACGACGATGAGCGGGTTTTCGAGGCCTTGCGGGCCGGAGCCGCAGGCTATCTTTTGAAGGATACGCCTTCGGAGAGCCTGGTGGACGCCATCAAGACTGTGCATGCGGGCAATTCGTTTCTCCAGCCGTCCATCGCAGCGAAAGTGCTGGCTGAATTCAATCGTCTCGCTGAACCGAAAACTCCAAAGGCGGATCCTCGCATGGTGGAATCGCTCTCGAGTCGTGAACGCGAAGTGCTGCGCTGCCTGGCCAAGGGGCAGAGCAACAAGGAAATCGCTTCGACGCTCGATCTCGCTGAGGGCACGGTGAAGAACCATGTATCCAATATCTTGGGAAAACTGGGCGTGCTCGATCGCACGCAGGCCGCCTTGCTGGGGCGGGAGCTGGGGTTGGTCTGA
- a CDS encoding sensor histidine kinase, whose translation MQAATTGEVACVEQGGKKAPMSREARTGMIAGAFAATMMLLSLVLPFVFADREMRFGLTLLQVLLWGGFAGSWIVLGGMMERSGSGFVGMPKNGRPPREHGTVAEMLVFLFGFVPSCFLYAYVAHENTGYLGFNYVNFFILASFSVYVFPLKFCVLYIVGQIGGWVLLAYFMWDVWLRIDDIFTAASGYGFSMMMFILLRRERNSRFRAETLSQSLDQANARLRRYSAQAEELAATQERNRIAREIHDTLGHSLTVVNVQIESAKALLERDPVQSREFLEKAQQMTKSGLAEVRSSVASLRTARLVDKGVAASIEGLLEELESTGIRTEFRRIGELKELDAKISAALYRIAQESLTNTRKHSQASQIEVTLDCSHPQTVRLVIADDGIGCVDTNGGFGIMGIKERTHLLKGTVQIDTSPGNGFKLTIDLPR comes from the coding sequence ATGCAAGCAGCCACTACAGGAGAAGTCGCGTGCGTGGAGCAGGGCGGGAAGAAGGCGCCGATGAGTCGCGAAGCGCGCACTGGGATGATCGCCGGTGCTTTTGCGGCAACCATGATGCTGCTCTCGCTCGTATTGCCTTTCGTTTTCGCGGATCGGGAAATGCGGTTTGGGCTGACGCTGCTGCAGGTGCTGCTCTGGGGCGGTTTCGCCGGTTCTTGGATCGTTCTGGGCGGCATGATGGAGCGCTCGGGCAGTGGCTTCGTGGGAATGCCAAAAAACGGTCGCCCGCCGCGAGAGCACGGGACGGTCGCCGAGATGCTTGTCTTTCTCTTCGGATTTGTTCCGTCCTGTTTTCTTTATGCGTACGTCGCCCACGAGAATACTGGGTATCTAGGTTTCAACTACGTGAACTTTTTCATTCTCGCCAGTTTCTCGGTCTACGTCTTTCCGCTCAAGTTCTGCGTGCTCTACATCGTGGGCCAGATCGGCGGCTGGGTTTTGCTGGCCTATTTCATGTGGGATGTCTGGCTGCGGATCGACGATATCTTCACCGCGGCTTCGGGCTACGGTTTCTCCATGATGATGTTCATCCTGCTGCGGCGAGAGCGAAACTCCCGCTTCCGAGCGGAGACGTTGAGTCAAAGCCTGGACCAGGCGAACGCCCGGTTGCGTCGCTACAGCGCCCAGGCGGAAGAGCTTGCGGCGACGCAGGAGCGAAATCGAATCGCCCGCGAAATCCACGATACGCTGGGACACTCTCTGACCGTGGTCAACGTGCAGATCGAGTCGGCGAAAGCCCTCCTGGAGCGCGATCCCGTCCAGTCCAGGGAATTTTTGGAGAAGGCTCAGCAAATGACCAAGAGCGGCTTGGCGGAGGTGCGCTCGTCGGTGGCTTCGCTGCGCACCGCGAGATTGGTGGACAAGGGAGTGGCCGCTTCGATCGAGGGCTTGCTTGAGGAGCTTGAGAGCACCGGAATACGTACCGAATTTAGACGGATAGGCGAGCTCAAGGAGCTGGATGCGAAGATTTCTGCTGCGCTCTATCGTATCGCTCAGGAGTCGCTGACCAATACTCGCAAGCACTCGCAGGCCAGCCAGATCGAGGTGACGCTTGACTGTAGCCACCCTCAAACAGTTCGACTGGTCATCGCAGACGACGGTATCGGGTGCGTGGATACTAATGGAGGATTTGGCATTATGGGCATCAAGGAGCGAACTCATCTGTTGAAGGGAACGGTTCAGATCGATACCAGTCCTGGAAATGGATTTAAGCTGACCATCGATCTTCCGCGATGA
- the nhaC gene encoding Na+/H+ antiporter NhaC: protein MKDAKSPSLGLSILPTLALIAFLAIGVLALKTSPHIPLMLGCVVAACCSLRLGHSWDDVLKACVNGISLAMPAILILMAVGILIGSWVASGVVPLLVSYGLNLLSPSFFLVAACCITSIVAFSTGSSWSTAGTIGVALVGVGQGLGIDSAMVAGAIVSGAYFGDKLSPLSDTTNLASGVVGVPLFEHIRHMLYTTIPSMLIALLLYAFIGHGSTDAASDAKVAELLAALDEQFRLSPWLLLAPASVLALIAFRVPALPSMLGGAFAGAAIGLTTQDIGLSSMFEAMQSGYVSTSGNAQIDELLSRGGLESMFWTIGLIICAMAFGGIMERAGMLNRIANAVLSFATSSGKLVSSTLATCIGMNIVAPDQYLAIVVPGRMYRSAFAKSGLAAKNLSRCLEDSGTLFSPLVPWNSCGAFMMGALGVSPWLYLPYAFLNLLCPLISAIYGFTGFSMEKTAESSGDEAER, encoded by the coding sequence ATGAAGGACGCCAAATCTCCCTCCCTCGGCCTTTCCATTCTCCCCACGCTCGCTTTGATCGCCTTTCTGGCCATCGGCGTGCTCGCGTTGAAAACTTCGCCTCACATTCCCTTGATGCTTGGATGTGTGGTGGCAGCCTGCTGTTCCCTGCGTCTAGGCCACTCGTGGGACGACGTGCTCAAAGCTTGCGTAAACGGAATCTCGCTCGCGATGCCTGCCATTCTGATCCTGATGGCAGTGGGAATCCTCATCGGATCGTGGGTGGCGAGCGGAGTCGTGCCCTTGCTGGTGAGTTACGGATTGAACCTGCTTTCCCCGAGCTTCTTTCTCGTCGCCGCCTGCTGCATCACCTCCATCGTGGCCTTCTCCACTGGCAGCTCGTGGTCGACCGCAGGCACTATCGGCGTGGCTCTTGTCGGTGTCGGACAAGGGTTGGGCATCGATTCCGCCATGGTGGCGGGCGCCATCGTTTCCGGAGCCTATTTCGGCGACAAGCTCTCTCCTCTGTCCGATACCACCAATCTCGCTTCAGGCGTCGTTGGCGTCCCCCTCTTCGAGCACATTCGACACATGCTCTACACCACGATTCCGAGCATGCTGATCGCTCTGTTGCTCTACGCCTTTATCGGACATGGCTCCACGGACGCGGCGAGCGACGCGAAGGTAGCGGAGCTGCTCGCCGCGCTGGATGAGCAGTTTCGACTCAGTCCTTGGCTGCTGCTGGCGCCTGCAAGCGTACTGGCTCTTATCGCATTTCGCGTGCCAGCCCTGCCGTCTATGCTGGGAGGAGCGTTCGCGGGAGCGGCGATCGGACTGACTACCCAAGACATAGGCCTGAGCTCCATGTTCGAAGCCATGCAGTCGGGCTACGTTTCGACGAGCGGAAACGCCCAGATCGACGAGCTCCTCTCCCGAGGCGGGCTGGAGAGCATGTTCTGGACGATCGGTCTGATCATTTGCGCCATGGCCTTCGGAGGCATCATGGAGCGCGCCGGCATGCTGAACCGGATCGCCAACGCGGTACTCAGCTTCGCGACATCCAGCGGCAAGCTGGTCAGCTCCACGCTCGCGACCTGCATCGGCATGAACATCGTGGCCCCAGACCAATACCTCGCCATCGTGGTCCCAGGCCGCATGTACCGCAGCGCCTTCGCAAAAAGCGGACTGGCTGCCAAAAACCTCTCTCGCTGTCTCGAGGATTCAGGGACCCTTTTCTCCCCCCTCGTGCCTTGGAACAGCTGCGGGGCTTTCATGATGGGAGCTCTTGGCGTCAGTCCGTGGCTCTACCTGCCCTACGCCTTTCTAAACCTATTATGCCCATTGATTTCCGCGATCTACGGATTCACCGGGTTCAGCATGGAAAAGACGGCCGAGAGCTCAGGTGACGAAGCCGAGCGTTGA
- the kdsA gene encoding 3-deoxy-8-phosphooctulonate synthase: protein MSKVIEIGDIKCSNEMPFTLLAGMNVLESRDLALEIASEYKRVTDKLGIPYVFKASFDKANRSSISSFRGPGMEKGLEILAEIKKTFGVPVITDVHEPYQAAPVAEVCDIIQLPAFLCRQTDLVVAMAKTGAIINVKKAQFIAPREMEHIIRKIKEAGNDRIMLCERGSSFGYNNLVVDMLGFGIMKETTYPVIFDVTHSLQIPGGTATAAGGRRKQVFDLAKAGLAVGIAGLFLEAHPDPEKAKCDGPCALPLDRLEPFLSQMKQIDDLVKSQPKIEIQ from the coding sequence ATGTCCAAGGTGATCGAAATTGGTGACATCAAATGCAGCAACGAAATGCCGTTCACGCTCCTTGCTGGGATGAACGTGCTGGAATCTCGCGATCTGGCGCTCGAAATCGCCAGCGAGTACAAGCGGGTCACTGACAAGCTCGGCATCCCCTACGTTTTCAAGGCCTCGTTCGACAAGGCCAATCGCTCATCGATCTCCAGCTTTCGCGGACCGGGCATGGAGAAGGGGCTGGAGATTCTGGCGGAGATCAAGAAGACCTTCGGCGTGCCGGTGATAACCGACGTGCACGAGCCTTACCAAGCCGCCCCCGTGGCTGAGGTGTGCGACATTATTCAGCTCCCCGCATTTCTCTGCCGCCAGACGGATCTGGTCGTCGCCATGGCCAAGACTGGCGCGATCATCAACGTGAAGAAAGCTCAATTCATCGCCCCGCGAGAGATGGAGCACATCATCCGAAAGATCAAGGAGGCTGGAAACGACAGGATCATGCTGTGCGAACGCGGTTCAAGTTTTGGATACAACAATCTTGTAGTGGACATGCTGGGATTCGGAATCATGAAGGAGACCACGTATCCAGTTATCTTCGACGTGACGCATTCGCTGCAGATTCCTGGTGGGACTGCTACGGCCGCGGGAGGACGTCGCAAGCAAGTATTCGACCTGGCGAAAGCGGGGCTGGCGGTGGGCATCGCTGGGCTGTTTCTGGAAGCGCATCCCGATCCGGAAAAGGCCAAGTGCGATGGGCCGTGCGCGTTGCCGCTCGACCGGTTGGAACCGTTTCTTAGCCAGATGAAGCAGATCGACGATCTGGTCAAGAGTCAGCCTAAGATCGAGATCCAGTAG
- the orn gene encoding oligoribonuclease, which yields MSKRKYCWIDLEMTGLDPETDRIVEAAVIVTNKQLEPVFEWETAVKQSPETLDAMNEWCKHHHTESGLIERIPYGISEEALDDKLAEITLKYFKKKNPVVICGNSIAQDRKFIDRYLPKFAQRLHYRMLDVSSFKIVFREMLGREFKKQNTHRALDDIRESIAELKYYMSAIDPSCLALIDNTPKAERSEEEAAAN from the coding sequence ATGTCTAAACGAAAATACTGCTGGATAGACCTGGAAATGACTGGGCTCGACCCTGAAACCGACCGTATCGTGGAAGCCGCGGTCATCGTCACCAACAAGCAGCTCGAACCGGTCTTCGAATGGGAGACCGCGGTGAAGCAGAGCCCCGAGACACTCGACGCCATGAACGAATGGTGCAAACACCACCACACCGAGAGCGGTCTCATCGAACGCATACCGTACGGCATCAGCGAAGAAGCTCTCGACGACAAACTCGCCGAAATCACCCTGAAATACTTCAAGAAGAAGAACCCGGTGGTCATCTGCGGAAACTCCATCGCCCAGGATCGCAAGTTCATAGATCGCTACTTGCCCAAGTTCGCCCAGCGATTGCACTACCGCATGCTCGACGTCTCCAGCTTCAAGATCGTCTTCCGCGAGATGCTGGGCCGCGAGTTCAAGAAGCAGAATACCCATCGCGCCTTGGACGACATACGAGAATCCATCGCCGAGCTGAAATACTACATGAGCGCCATCGACCCCAGCTGCCTCGCCCTCATCGACAATACGCCGAAAGCGGAACGCAGCGAAGAGGAAGCGGCCGCAAACTGA
- a CDS encoding S41 family peptidase: protein MPRASQFGRFALLLCAGFCLVLSLEARPAFEEKTQRLVEAIGKRLQRSAVVFGQDFSDWEQHVAAKASALSSATSDEEIAQTLGEILESYELSHLAIFSPDSAKLLKKGLRSGIGISLHPIEEGKLISYVVPSSPADACGLQKGDVLTQIDGAPIDNVEQLRGEIGQRRELTWIRGGERMSCEIEYAVFESTERSSMYWLNDDIVVIRIASFQYRFYQAHRINRFFREARHAKAVVIDLRNNRGGLSFYSRHLASKVSPCDSTYALLAKRKHLKRSDSLEELARMAKPIRPLPFSRAYRGKIIVLVDSLSSSAADIFPAFIQETGRGTVIGQTTSGSLQLARTFRLPYGFKLYVPISEILTPNGNRLEGRGFSPDISLSLEQIVNDDFVFQRIKELVPSSD from the coding sequence ATGCCTCGCGCCTCGCAGTTCGGCAGATTCGCCCTGCTCCTCTGCGCGGGGTTTTGCCTGGTCCTCTCGTTGGAAGCCAGGCCTGCTTTCGAGGAAAAAACGCAACGCCTCGTCGAGGCGATCGGAAAGCGACTGCAACGATCAGCCGTCGTCTTCGGACAGGATTTCTCCGACTGGGAGCAACACGTCGCCGCGAAGGCATCCGCCTTGAGCTCCGCAACGAGCGACGAAGAGATCGCCCAAACCCTTGGCGAAATTCTCGAAAGCTACGAGTTGAGCCACCTGGCGATCTTTTCGCCCGACTCCGCCAAGCTTCTGAAAAAAGGCCTTCGCTCCGGCATCGGAATCTCCCTCCATCCGATCGAAGAAGGAAAACTCATCAGCTACGTGGTGCCGAGCAGCCCTGCCGATGCGTGCGGACTGCAAAAAGGCGATGTCCTGACTCAGATCGACGGAGCTCCCATAGATAACGTGGAACAGCTCCGCGGCGAGATCGGTCAACGCCGCGAGCTTACATGGATCCGTGGGGGAGAACGCATGTCATGCGAGATCGAATACGCCGTCTTCGAATCGACCGAGCGAAGCTCCATGTATTGGCTAAACGACGACATCGTCGTCATTCGCATCGCGAGTTTCCAGTACCGTTTCTACCAGGCCCATCGAATCAACCGATTCTTTCGAGAAGCCAGGCATGCCAAAGCCGTCGTGATCGACCTTCGAAACAATCGAGGCGGACTCTCCTTCTATTCGCGGCACTTGGCGTCCAAGGTCTCCCCTTGCGACTCGACCTACGCCCTTCTCGCCAAGCGAAAGCACCTGAAGCGTAGCGATTCGCTGGAGGAGCTTGCGCGAATGGCCAAGCCGATACGACCGCTCCCCTTCTCCCGTGCCTACCGAGGAAAAATCATCGTGCTCGTCGATTCCCTGTCCTCCTCCGCTGCGGACATTTTCCCCGCCTTCATCCAGGAGACCGGACGAGGAACCGTCATCGGGCAAACCACCTCTGGCTCCCTGCAGCTGGCCCGCACCTTTCGCCTGCCCTATGGCTTCAAGCTGTATGTACCCATTTCTGAAATACTGACTCCCAATGGAAACCGCCTTGAGGGCCGCGGTTTTTCTCCGGACATCTCTCTCAGTTTAGAGCAAATCGTGAACGACGACTTCGTCTTTCAGCGAATCAAGGAACTGGTACCGTCCAGCGATTAG